One genomic region from Candidatus Bathyarchaeia archaeon encodes:
- a CDS encoding DegT/DnrJ/EryC1/StrS family aminotransferase produces the protein MIPINAPQIGEEEVEAVVKVLKSGVLTNALGAGPMVKKFEEEFAKFVEARHAIAVNSGTAALHMAVAAVGVKRGDEVILPSFTFVATAETVVLAGAKPVFVDIDPETYNISLEAVKKAVTKRTRAVVAVDLYGSPADLKPIREIADEHELKVIEDAAQAHGATYDGKPVGAYADAACWSFYASKNMTTGEGGMITTNDDEVAEKLRLIRSHGEKEKYKSILLGHNYRMPEMEAAIGIVQLKKLPKFLARRRENAEKLTAKLRHLKNLQLPHEPKGCKNSWYLYTVRVKNADRAERDAIVEKLRKEGIGAEVYYPWPIHIMPYYRKFGKRRLPETEKASEQVLSLPVHPGVTAEQIDFIGDAVSRLVK, from the coding sequence ATGATTCCGATAAATGCTCCGCAAATAGGCGAAGAAGAAGTTGAGGCTGTTGTAAAGGTTTTGAAAAGCGGTGTCCTCACCAACGCGCTTGGAGCTGGGCCCATGGTTAAAAAGTTTGAAGAGGAGTTTGCAAAGTTTGTTGAGGCGCGACATGCGATAGCAGTGAATAGTGGGACGGCGGCCTTGCACATGGCTGTTGCAGCTGTTGGCGTAAAGCGTGGCGACGAGGTTATTCTTCCAAGCTTCACTTTTGTGGCAACAGCTGAAACCGTCGTTTTGGCTGGAGCCAAACCAGTCTTTGTGGATATAGACCCGGAAACATATAATATCTCTCTAGAAGCGGTTAAAAAGGCTGTGACGAAAAGGACTAGGGCAGTAGTTGCTGTAGACCTTTACGGCTCACCAGCAGACCTAAAGCCAATAAGGGAGATAGCCGACGAGCATGAGTTGAAAGTTATTGAGGATGCAGCCCAAGCCCACGGCGCAACCTATGATGGCAAACCAGTTGGTGCCTATGCGGACGCCGCATGCTGGAGCTTCTATGCAAGCAAAAACATGACAACAGGAGAGGGAGGCATGATAACAACAAACGACGATGAAGTTGCTGAAAAATTGAGGCTTATAAGAAGCCATGGAGAGAAAGAAAAATACAAATCCATTCTTTTGGGGCATAACTACAGAATGCCAGAGATGGAAGCGGCAATAGGCATTGTGCAGCTGAAAAAACTGCCCAAATTCTTGGCGAGGAGAAGGGAAAACGCGGAAAAACTGACAGCAAAACTGCGCCACTTAAAAAATCTTCAGCTGCCACATGAGCCTAAGGGCTGCAAGAACAGCTGGTACCTATATACAGTAAGAGTTAAGAACGCGGATAGAGCAGAGAGGGACGCCATTGTCGAAAAGCTGAGGAAGGAAGGCATAGGTGCTGAAGTATATTATCCTTGGCCTATCCATATAATGCCCTACTACCGCAAATTTGGAAAAAGAAGGCTTCCGGAAACAGAAAAAGCCTCTGAACAGGTGCTTTCCTTGCCGGTTCACCCAGGCGTCACAGCAGAGCAAATAGATTTTATAGGCGATGCCGTTTCTCGTTTGGTTAAGTAA
- a CDS encoding 2-oxoacid:acceptor oxidoreductase family protein, translated as MSKRIEVIIGGHGGQGVVLAGQILGKAAAFEGKNVVQTQSYGAEARGSLAKSEVIISESRIGFPAVRRCDVLVAMNQESLDKYLPLLKDDGTLIVDSSVEKIPEVKAKAFKLPAVETAKKAFGESLFANMIILGALVKITQVVSVESMERSIRESVSEKTLETNLNAFRKGLQLV; from the coding sequence ATGTCTAAAAGAATTGAAGTTATAATTGGCGGTCATGGCGGTCAAGGCGTTGTTTTAGCTGGGCAAATTTTGGGTAAGGCAGCCGCCTTTGAAGGGAAGAATGTTGTTCAAACACAAAGTTATGGTGCAGAAGCTCGTGGAAGCCTAGCCAAAAGCGAAGTAATAATTTCAGAAAGCAGAATAGGTTTTCCAGCAGTCCGAAGATGCGATGTGCTTGTGGCTATGAATCAAGAGTCTCTAGACAAGTACTTGCCCCTCTTGAAGGATGATGGCACATTAATAGTTGACAGCAGTGTTGAAAAAATCCCAGAAGTGAAAGCCAAAGCCTTCAAGTTGCCAGCCGTTGAAACAGCCAAAAAAGCTTTTGGAGAAAGCCTATTCGCCAACATGATTATCCTCGGGGCACTGGTGAAAATAACACAAGTTGTCAGCGTGGAATCCATGGAGAGGAGCATAAGGGAAAGCGTCTCAGAAAAAACTTTGGAGACGAATTTAAACGCTTTTAGGAAGGGCTTGCAGCTTGTCTAG
- a CDS encoding TrpB-like pyridoxal phosphate-dependent enzyme, with amino-acid sequence MSLKVQKSEYFTVLNADEIPTAWYNIQADLPEPPPPPLDPTTLKPIDPKLLERIFAKELIRQEVSTERFIKIPEEVLDAYLRLPRPTPLYRARRLERFLKTPAKIYFKCENFSPTGSHKTNTAIAQAYYNKEQGIKRLVTETGAGQWGTALAFACTIFGLKCRIYMVRVSYQQKPGRRTIAQLYGAEMFPSPSDQTNFGRKLLKENPNHPGTLGIAISEALEDAITHEDTRYSLGSVLNHVLLHQTIIGLEAKKQFEIIGEYPDVVCGCIGGGSNYAGFCYPFMMDKLKGKAETEFVACESKAVPHTTKGVYTYDFGDTAQLTPLLKMLTIGHGYACPPIHAGGLRYHGMAPSISYLIHKGYMRSVAYHQTEVFQAAQILAQTEGLIIAPETAHSLKFVVDEALQCRKTGEKKVIAMNYSGHGLLDLGAYEQFLAGKLVDYEPERIEVPTIVK; translated from the coding sequence ATGAGCCTTAAAGTTCAAAAAAGTGAATACTTCACGGTGCTGAACGCTGATGAGATACCCACAGCATGGTACAACATACAAGCAGATCTGCCAGAACCGCCTCCGCCACCACTAGACCCTACAACCCTAAAACCCATAGACCCAAAACTCTTGGAGAGAATATTTGCAAAAGAGTTGATTAGGCAGGAGGTTTCCACGGAACGCTTCATAAAAATTCCAGAGGAGGTGTTAGACGCCTACTTACGACTGCCACGTCCAACACCGCTTTATAGGGCTAGGAGACTTGAAAGGTTTCTTAAAACCCCGGCGAAAATCTACTTTAAATGTGAGAATTTCAGCCCAACTGGAAGCCATAAAACTAATACTGCCATAGCCCAAGCCTACTACAACAAGGAACAGGGCATAAAGAGGCTTGTGACGGAAACTGGTGCTGGACAGTGGGGCACAGCCCTAGCCTTCGCCTGCACAATTTTCGGTTTGAAGTGCCGCATATACATGGTTCGCGTCAGCTACCAGCAGAAGCCCGGCAGGAGAACAATAGCGCAGCTTTATGGCGCTGAAATGTTTCCCTCGCCAAGCGACCAGACAAACTTTGGCAGAAAACTATTGAAAGAGAACCCAAACCATCCGGGGACCTTGGGCATTGCTATAAGCGAGGCGCTTGAGGACGCGATTACGCATGAAGATACAAGGTACTCTCTAGGTTCAGTTTTAAACCATGTGCTGTTGCACCAAACCATTATAGGCTTGGAAGCAAAAAAACAATTTGAGATTATTGGCGAGTATCCAGATGTTGTCTGTGGATGCATAGGCGGAGGCTCCAATTACGCTGGTTTCTGCTACCCATTCATGATGGACAAGCTTAAGGGCAAAGCGGAAACCGAATTTGTGGCCTGCGAGTCTAAGGCTGTTCCCCACACAACTAAAGGAGTTTACACCTACGACTTTGGAGACACAGCCCAATTGACGCCACTGCTTAAAATGCTTACAATAGGGCATGGCTACGCCTGTCCACCAATCCACGCCGGAGGCTTGAGGTATCACGGCATGGCGCCTTCAATATCCTACCTAATCCATAAAGGGTACATGCGCTCAGTCGCCTACCACCAAACCGAAGTTTTCCAAGCCGCCCAAATACTAGCTCAAACAGAAGGCCTAATAATAGCGCCTGAAACGGCCCACAGCCTAAAATTCGTCGTAGACGAGGCCTTGCAGTGCAGAAAAACAGGTGAAAAGAAGGTTATTGCCATGAACTACAGCGGACATGGATTATTGGATTTGGGAGCCTACGAACAGTTCTTGGCAGGCAAACTAGTGGATTACGAGCCGGAAAGAATCGAAGTTCCAACAATTGTTAAATAA
- a CDS encoding 2-oxoacid:acceptor oxidoreductase subunit alpha translates to MECENGKRAFLQGSEACVEAALTAGCRFFAGYPISPANEIAEHMAARLPKVGGIFLQMEDELASIGAVVGASWCGVKAMTATSGPGFSLMQETIGWAFMTETPCVIVDVQRVGPGTGQATKCAQGDVMQARWGTHGDYMAVSLCPNSVQEVFELTIRAFNLAEKYRTPVTLLTDETTVHLREHLVIPPLENMEIVNRKKPKAGEQIFFGLESVAPMPSIGEGFNVAVTGSTHDERGFRFTADPVVHRRVVEAINNKIRKNLDDIVEVESYNVEDCKVGVVAYGITSRAIYEAVEEAEKRGVKVGYVRLKTLWPFPEKSVQRLAENAEKIIVPEMNLGQIVNEVKRVAGCTEVVPLNKIGGGELITPEEILEKILKEAP, encoded by the coding sequence ATGGAATGTGAAAATGGAAAAAGGGCTTTTTTGCAGGGAAGCGAGGCATGTGTTGAGGCTGCACTAACTGCTGGATGCAGATTTTTTGCTGGCTATCCCATTTCGCCAGCTAATGAAATTGCCGAGCACATGGCGGCGCGTCTTCCAAAGGTTGGCGGCATATTCCTTCAAATGGAGGATGAGCTAGCCTCAATAGGGGCTGTTGTCGGTGCAAGCTGGTGTGGCGTTAAAGCCATGACAGCCACTTCTGGTCCGGGCTTCAGCTTAATGCAGGAGACCATAGGCTGGGCTTTTATGACTGAAACGCCATGCGTCATCGTTGATGTTCAGAGGGTTGGACCCGGCACTGGTCAAGCAACTAAATGTGCGCAGGGCGATGTTATGCAGGCGCGTTGGGGAACCCATGGCGATTACATGGCTGTTTCGCTTTGCCCCAACTCTGTTCAAGAAGTTTTTGAACTTACTATTAGGGCGTTCAACCTTGCAGAAAAATATCGCACACCAGTCACTTTGCTAACAGATGAGACTACAGTGCATCTCAGAGAGCATTTAGTTATACCACCCTTGGAAAACATGGAGATAGTTAACCGCAAAAAGCCAAAGGCTGGAGAGCAAATCTTCTTCGGCTTGGAAAGTGTTGCACCCATGCCTTCCATAGGCGAGGGCTTTAATGTGGCTGTCACCGGCTCAACCCACGACGAGCGGGGGTTTAGATTTACCGCCGACCCAGTTGTGCATAGGCGGGTTGTAGAGGCGATTAACAACAAGATAAGGAAAAATTTGGACGACATTGTGGAGGTGGAAAGCTACAATGTTGAAGACTGCAAAGTGGGCGTAGTGGCTTACGGCATTACTTCAAGGGCAATATACGAGGCTGTCGAAGAAGCAGAAAAAAGAGGTGTAAAAGTTGGCTATGTCCGCCTAAAAACCCTTTGGCCCTTCCCAGAAAAATCGGTGCAAAGGCTGGCTGAAAACGCTGAAAAAATAATTGTGCCGGAAATGAATTTGGGGCAAATAGTCAACGAGGTTAAGCGGGTTGCTGGCTGCACAGAGGTTGTTCCACTCAACAAGATAGGTGGAGGCGAACTAATCACCCCAGAGGAGATTTTGGAGAAGATTTTGAAGGAGGCGCCATGA
- a CDS encoding acyl-CoA dehydrogenase family protein, with amino-acid sequence MVDFSFTEEQELFRKAVREWCRRELTLEKVREMDSKGEIPREIIKGLADLGLLLMTVPEEHGGAGADWVTACIAAEELGYADISIAVPVLFLVEASWGFVTDKYCTEQVREEVIRKAARGEAFIGIASTEAGGGSDVAAIKSTGTKDGDHWILNGEKTYISGTEEAKKLGGGHFTLVRTSPPPPGASHRGMTAFYLPITAPGVEVGKRFEEMGRMAISTGSIVMDNVRLSDAYRIGEEGRGFYLTMEGFDNARLLIGATCLGAAQRALELGMEYIKERKAFGNPIGKYEGIQFDLADMWAELEALRSLVYRTAWMNDEKYMRGRFSPLEVTKYISAVKLRVPPFAFKVFEHVLLWMGAWGYTKDCPLEMGLRGIMSYYIGAEGAMNIQRIIIARELLGRDYIPYK; translated from the coding sequence ATGGTGGATTTCAGCTTCACCGAAGAGCAAGAACTTTTCCGCAAGGCAGTCCGCGAATGGTGTCGGAGAGAGCTTACACTGGAAAAGGTTAGGGAAATGGATAGCAAGGGAGAAATCCCAAGGGAAATTATCAAGGGATTGGCTGATTTAGGATTGCTCTTAATGACCGTGCCGGAGGAACATGGCGGGGCAGGCGCTGACTGGGTTACTGCTTGCATTGCGGCTGAAGAGTTAGGCTATGCTGACATCAGCATTGCTGTGCCAGTGCTTTTTCTAGTTGAGGCTTCATGGGGTTTCGTAACTGACAAGTACTGCACGGAACAAGTCCGAGAAGAAGTAATAAGAAAAGCCGCTAGGGGCGAAGCCTTCATAGGAATAGCCTCAACTGAAGCGGGCGGAGGCTCCGATGTTGCAGCCATAAAGTCAACAGGCACAAAAGATGGAGACCATTGGATTTTAAATGGGGAGAAAACCTACATAAGCGGGACAGAAGAAGCCAAAAAACTGGGCGGTGGACACTTTACACTAGTTAGAACGTCGCCGCCGCCTCCGGGAGCATCCCACCGGGGCATGACAGCCTTCTATCTGCCAATAACCGCGCCCGGCGTGGAGGTTGGCAAACGCTTCGAGGAGATGGGGCGAATGGCAATTTCAACCGGAAGCATAGTCATGGACAATGTTAGGCTTTCGGACGCCTACCGCATAGGTGAAGAAGGAAGAGGCTTCTATCTAACAATGGAAGGCTTTGATAATGCAAGGCTCCTGATAGGCGCCACATGTTTGGGGGCTGCCCAAAGAGCCTTAGAGCTTGGAATGGAATATATTAAGGAGCGGAAAGCCTTTGGAAACCCCATTGGAAAATATGAGGGCATCCAGTTTGACTTGGCGGACATGTGGGCTGAGCTTGAGGCTTTGAGGTCTCTTGTTTACAGAACGGCGTGGATGAACGATGAAAAATATATGCGGGGACGCTTTTCACCACTAGAAGTTACAAAGTATATTTCGGCTGTTAAGCTTAGGGTTCCGCCCTTCGCCTTCAAAGTTTTTGAGCATGTGCTCTTATGGATGGGGGCTTGGGGCTACACAAAAGACTGCCCACTAGAAATGGGACTGCGGGGCATAATGTCCTACTACATTGGGGCTGAGGGCGCCATGAACATCCAAAGAATAATCATAGCCAGAGAACTGCTGGGCAGAGACTACATACCATACAAATAA
- a CDS encoding pyridoxal-phosphate dependent enzyme: MSYEIRCTVCGQEAQSLINYKCRKCGSPLDVKLNIAFNIEGIQTNIHGFWRYAKFFPYVEASGIVTLGEGWTPLVKFSENLYFKLENLNPTGSFKDRGSTVLLSAIHKQIKDCGGYIAEDSSGNAGASIAAYAARAGLKAKIYVPEGVSGPKLNQIMFYGAEFVKVPGTRSCVAEESQKPENGKFYIGHILHPVFRDGIRSLAYEIAEQLRWEPPRRVYLPVSAGTLLLGVINGFRHMKEASIIKDLPKIVACQTRQVSPLYHRFKGLPYQPPERINSIADALVSTNPPLLGLMVKSLREINGDAIIVEEEEIHQAFRELARMGFFVEPSSAVAYAAYQKQLRKDAAVRKEKTVIILTGTGLKTKLTTLK, from the coding sequence ATGAGCTATGAAATAAGATGCACCGTTTGCGGGCAAGAAGCCCAAAGCCTAATAAACTATAAGTGCCGGAAATGTGGAAGCCCGTTGGACGTGAAGCTTAACATAGCCTTTAACATTGAAGGCATCCAAACAAATATTCATGGTTTTTGGCGTTATGCAAAATTCTTTCCCTACGTGGAAGCCTCTGGGATTGTGACGCTTGGCGAGGGCTGGACGCCGCTGGTGAAGTTTTCGGAAAACCTCTACTTCAAGCTTGAAAACCTAAATCCAACAGGCTCCTTCAAGGATAGGGGTTCAACAGTGCTGCTATCCGCTATCCATAAGCAGATTAAAGATTGTGGAGGCTACATTGCCGAGGACTCGTCTGGGAATGCTGGCGCATCCATAGCAGCGTATGCAGCACGCGCTGGACTTAAAGCTAAAATATACGTTCCAGAAGGCGTTTCCGGACCAAAGCTAAACCAGATAATGTTTTATGGTGCAGAATTCGTCAAGGTTCCGGGCACCAGGAGTTGCGTTGCAGAGGAGTCTCAAAAGCCGGAGAATGGAAAATTCTACATTGGGCATATACTTCACCCAGTTTTCCGTGATGGAATAAGAAGCCTAGCCTACGAAATAGCCGAACAGCTAAGGTGGGAGCCTCCAAGAAGGGTTTACCTTCCAGTCTCGGCTGGAACACTGCTCTTAGGCGTTATAAACGGCTTTAGACACATGAAAGAGGCTAGCATAATCAAGGATTTGCCGAAAATTGTGGCTTGCCAAACAAGGCAGGTCTCGCCATTATACCACCGTTTTAAAGGCTTGCCCTACCAGCCTCCAGAAAGGATAAATTCTATTGCAGATGCACTGGTAAGCACAAACCCGCCACTCTTAGGGCTTATGGTTAAAAGTTTAAGAGAAATCAACGGCGACGCCATAATAGTTGAAGAGGAAGAAATCCATCAAGCTTTCAGGGAATTAGCCAGAATGGGATTCTTTGTGGAGCCAAGCTCAGCCGTGGCTTACGCAGCCTACCAAAAGCAGCTACGGAAAGATGCAGCGGTGCGCAAAGAGAAAACAGTAATAATCTTGACTGGAACAGGGCTGAAAACAAAATTGACTACTCTTAAATAA
- a CDS encoding amino acid-binding protein, whose amino-acid sequence MWNTIKKHFENYPERLKVARILVENGLSVKNGKIYLNEIEIPPTRIARVAGVDRRTVNETINTIRANRELRLIFEGLRSAGHSLKEIAKHLELGVVEITPVDARIPGILANSAMILAKSGLSIRQAIVDDPELSPEPKLTLIVEKKVPGELIPEFLKVKGVAKVSVY is encoded by the coding sequence ATGTGGAACACAATAAAAAAGCACTTTGAAAACTACCCTGAACGCCTAAAAGTAGCCAGAATCCTCGTAGAAAATGGGCTGAGCGTGAAAAATGGAAAGATATACTTAAACGAAATAGAGATTCCGCCAACCCGCATAGCAAGAGTGGCGGGCGTAGACAGAAGAACAGTAAACGAGACGATAAACACTATAAGGGCAAACCGCGAGCTACGCCTAATATTCGAAGGCTTAAGGTCTGCGGGGCACTCCCTAAAAGAAATCGCAAAACACTTGGAACTTGGCGTGGTGGAAATAACCCCAGTAGACGCCAGAATACCCGGCATATTAGCGAACTCAGCCATGATACTGGCAAAAAGCGGCTTAAGTATTAGGCAAGCTATTGTTGATGATCCGGAGCTTTCTCCAGAGCCGAAACTGACGCTCATTGTGGAGAAGAAGGTTCCAGGCGAGCTCATTCCAGAATTCTTAAAGGTTAAAGGCGTTGCCAAAGTCTCTGTCTACTAG
- a CDS encoding thiamine pyrophosphate-dependent enzyme — MGERTFSPINYLRPGLRFPFCPGCGLYALSDAFLRAVFELGYDDFRRFCFVSGIGCSSWIPSPYYLADSVHTLHGRSIPVATSIKLLKPELHVVVFGGDGDIVGIGMGHFIHAARRNTDILVIMGNNMIYGMTGGQVAPTTPLKTRTTTTPYGSFEHPLDAARLAAMAGANYSARWTTAHSKELKECFKKALQMDGFRFVEVVTQCPTAYGRRAGFKDIGEMLRWFRKNAVLVAEAGKIGEEELEGKIVVGEFIHRRRLTLVESVYAVLKEAQKDV; from the coding sequence ATGGGTGAAAGGACATTCTCGCCTATCAACTACCTGAGGCCGGGGTTACGTTTTCCCTTTTGCCCAGGCTGTGGGTTATACGCTTTAAGCGACGCCTTTTTAAGGGCCGTTTTTGAGCTTGGCTATGACGATTTTAGAAGGTTCTGTTTCGTCAGTGGGATTGGCTGCTCTTCATGGATACCCTCGCCATATTATTTGGCGGATTCCGTCCACACTTTGCATGGAAGAAGCATACCAGTGGCCACAAGCATAAAACTTCTGAAGCCGGAACTTCACGTTGTCGTTTTCGGTGGAGACGGAGACATCGTCGGAATTGGTATGGGCCACTTCATACATGCTGCAAGAAGAAACACTGATATTCTCGTTATAATGGGCAACAACATGATTTATGGAATGACCGGTGGCCAAGTAGCCCCTACAACGCCTTTAAAGACGAGGACAACCACGACCCCTTATGGAAGTTTTGAGCACCCGTTGGATGCCGCTAGACTTGCGGCTATGGCTGGAGCCAATTACTCGGCAAGGTGGACAACCGCCCACTCCAAAGAGCTAAAGGAATGCTTTAAAAAGGCGCTTCAAATGGACGGCTTCAGATTTGTCGAGGTTGTTACCCAATGTCCAACAGCCTATGGCAGAAGGGCTGGATTCAAAGACATTGGGGAAATGCTGAGGTGGTTTAGAAAGAACGCTGTTTTGGTGGCGGAGGCGGGAAAAATAGGCGAAGAGGAGCTTGAAGGTAAAATTGTTGTTGGTGAGTTCATCCATAGGAGAAGGCTGACCCTTGTGGAAAGTGTTTATGCGGTTTTAAAGGAGGCGCAGAAAGATGTCTAA
- a CDS encoding ParB N-terminal domain-containing protein — protein sequence MTTTTETEGTEEFKVILLPIDILKPHEKGSPLYLEMLKKEILKDGVLKYPIIADEKTNVILDGMHRWLALKSLGYTKIPVLLVNISRSPQIRIGRRRIHRYIGNSNPPITAEQVVTAALSGKLMEPRTTRHFFPFLKPPKINYPLNSLERRKPQDISKYLAEMTSKQSRKVIKGWLEEISEELQFLKQRIDEVEKEREEFINRIKNLNSNNYNLSGS from the coding sequence GTGACAACCACAACCGAAACTGAAGGAACAGAGGAGTTTAAAGTGATTCTTTTGCCAATTGACATTCTAAAGCCCCATGAAAAGGGCTCCCCATTGTATTTGGAGATGCTTAAAAAGGAGATTCTAAAGGATGGTGTTCTGAAATATCCAATAATTGCCGATGAAAAAACAAACGTCATACTTGATGGGATGCATCGTTGGCTTGCCCTAAAGAGCTTAGGCTACACAAAAATACCAGTTTTACTTGTTAACATTTCCCGAAGCCCCCAAATTCGTATTGGTAGGAGACGCATCCACCGATATATTGGGAATTCAAACCCGCCAATAACAGCCGAGCAAGTGGTTACGGCGGCCCTAAGCGGAAAACTTATGGAACCCAGAACCACAAGACACTTTTTCCCCTTCCTAAAACCTCCAAAAATCAATTATCCACTAAACTCTCTGGAAAGGCGTAAACCACAAGACATATCAAAATATCTCGCAGAAATGACATCGAAACAAAGCCGAAAAGTCATAAAGGGTTGGCTTGAGGAAATCTCCGAAGAACTACAATTCCTAAAACAGAGAATCGACGAAGTAGAAAAAGAAAGAGAGGAATTCATAAACAGAATCAAAAACTTAAACTCAAACAACTACAATCTTTCCGGTTCTTAA
- the thsB gene encoding thermosome subunit beta translates to MSSPASAGVPVLILKEGSSRSRGREAQHTNIMAARIIAETVKSSLGPKGMDKMLVDSFGDVTITSDGRTILDEMDVQHPAAKMMVEVAKTQDNEAGDGTTTAVILAGELLAKAEELIGKNIHPTIIIDGYKKALDKSLEVLEKIAIPVDLNSQEYLRKAAMTSMASKLVAEHREHLADLAVKAILQVAEKENGKYKVDVDDVKVEKKPGESVRDTMLINGIVLDKEVVHSGMPKRVENAKIALLDCPLEIEKTEFDAKINIESPEQMDAFLRQEEAMLKDMVEKLAAVGANVVLCQKGIDDMAQHFLARKGILAVRRIKKSDMEKLAKATGGKIITNLDDMSPADLGYASLVEERKIGDDKMTFVEGCKHPRAVTILIRGATERVVEEAERSVHDALCVVRDIVEEPKVLAGGGAPELEIAKALKKYAETLPGREQLAVKSFAEALEAIPATLTENAGLDPIDILSELRAKHEKGETWAGIEVHSGKVQDMREAGVFEPISVKKQVVKSATEAASMILKIDDVIAAGKAKTPPMPPKGPPEGEY, encoded by the coding sequence TTGTCATCACCCGCATCAGCTGGAGTCCCAGTTCTCATATTAAAGGAAGGCTCAAGCCGTTCGAGGGGTAGGGAAGCCCAACACACAAATATTATGGCGGCTCGCATAATAGCCGAAACCGTGAAAAGTTCTCTTGGCCCGAAGGGCATGGACAAGATGCTTGTGGACAGTTTTGGCGACGTCACAATAACCAGTGATGGCCGCACAATTTTGGATGAGATGGATGTTCAGCATCCAGCCGCAAAAATGATGGTTGAAGTGGCTAAAACCCAGGACAATGAGGCTGGAGATGGAACGACAACAGCCGTTATCTTGGCTGGTGAATTGCTGGCAAAGGCTGAGGAGCTTATCGGCAAGAACATCCACCCAACAATAATAATTGATGGTTATAAGAAAGCCTTGGATAAGTCTCTTGAAGTTTTGGAGAAAATCGCCATACCAGTGGACCTGAACTCTCAGGAGTATCTGCGGAAGGCTGCCATGACCTCTATGGCAAGCAAACTTGTCGCCGAGCACAGAGAACACCTCGCCGACTTGGCTGTTAAGGCAATTCTGCAAGTGGCAGAGAAGGAGAACGGCAAATACAAAGTGGACGTGGACGATGTCAAGGTTGAGAAGAAGCCAGGCGAATCTGTAAGGGATACAATGCTCATAAATGGCATAGTCCTAGACAAGGAAGTTGTCCATTCTGGCATGCCCAAACGTGTGGAAAACGCCAAAATCGCATTGCTAGACTGTCCACTGGAGATTGAGAAGACGGAGTTTGACGCAAAAATAAACATTGAAAGTCCAGAGCAGATGGACGCCTTCCTAAGACAGGAGGAAGCCATGCTAAAGGATATGGTGGAAAAGCTCGCTGCGGTAGGCGCCAATGTTGTGCTCTGCCAGAAGGGCATAGATGACATGGCGCAGCACTTCCTAGCCAGAAAAGGCATTTTGGCAGTGAGACGAATCAAAAAGTCGGACATGGAGAAGCTTGCAAAAGCCACAGGAGGCAAAATAATAACCAACTTGGATGACATGAGCCCGGCAGACTTGGGCTATGCAAGCCTTGTGGAAGAGCGGAAAATCGGCGACGACAAAATGACCTTTGTTGAAGGGTGCAAACATCCACGGGCAGTCACCATCCTCATAAGGGGAGCAACAGAACGCGTGGTGGAAGAGGCTGAACGCTCGGTGCACGACGCCCTATGCGTTGTCCGAGACATAGTTGAAGAACCAAAAGTTTTGGCTGGTGGTGGCGCTCCAGAACTGGAAATCGCCAAAGCCCTAAAGAAATATGCCGAAACCCTTCCAGGCAGAGAACAATTAGCCGTTAAAAGTTTTGCAGAAGCCTTGGAGGCTATTCCGGCAACGCTTACTGAAAACGCAGGATTAGACCCAATAGACATACTCTCCGAGCTGAGGGCGAAACATGAGAAGGGCGAAACATGGGCTGGAATTGAAGTTCACTCCGGAAAAGTTCAGGACATGCGGGAAGCCGGGGTCTTCGAACCCATATCCGTCAAGAAGCAAGTGGTTAAGTCTGCAACCGAAGCTGCCTCGATGATTCTGAAGATTGACGACGTCATAGCCGCTGGAAAGGCTAAAACTCCCCCAATGCCGCCTAAGGGTCCACCCGAAGGCGAATATTAA